The genome window ACCTTTAATTAACGAGGCACAAAACATTGCCTTTTTAGTATATGGCGAAGGGAAAGCGATTGCTGTACACCATGTTATAGAAGATGATGAAGATATTGAAGAATATCCGGCCCAGCTGATTGAGCCAATAGTTGGCGATATCCAATGGTTTTTGGATGAAGCGGCAGCTTCCCTGTTAAGGCATAAATAATCAACAAGCGGGTCTTTTAAAGCGCAAAAACGATATAATAAGGTTGCCGGATCAACGACCCGACAACCTTATTTTTTTACCTGCTTTATCAACCAGGCCACTATATCGTTCGCCGCTTTATCATTTTCGAAACCTGCGGGCAGGCGTCCATTTGTATATTCATTATATAACCAGGGGTCGCCCACGGCAACCACTGTGCCTTTGCCATATTTTGTTGTAGCGATTATTACTGCGCCGCCGCTGTTTTTAAGTGCAGCCCCAGTCGGGCCTGTCAGACTTATGGAGCAGACATCCTTCATAAATATTTTGCTTGCCGTTTTAAACATAGGGTTGCCTGCTGTAACAACGGCACCTTCTTCAAAATGATTGTCGTCTGTTACGTGGTTTTGCAGGTCATCGTTAAAATGCATCCCGAATTTGCCAGCCAGGTTATTAAAATGCGGCAACTCCACATTGGCGCTGTCGTTGGCCATCATTAATAATACACCTCCTTTTTTTACCCAGGCTGCAATTTCATTGATGTCATCTCGATTGATATAATTGGGATTCGGGCTTTCCTTTTTTGTATCCGGGTCAACAATAATATATATGGCAGTACCTTTTAAGTTGGCGGTTGTTGGCGGGGCACCCAACGTATCAAGCGTTGCTCTTGTCTTTTTAAATGCATCGCCAAATACCGAAAACCCGGAATTTCCCTTTTCATCCCACAAATAATGGAACCGCTCCGTGTTACCCGAAGCGCCTTTGTGAACTTCATGGTTAAAGTAATAGTCGAGCGTAACCTTTTGTGCATTTGCGCTGCCGCATAAGCCCAATAAACTAAAAAAAGAGACGACTACAATCCAATGTTTCATTTATCCGAAAATTGCTGGTATCTTTTCATTGCCTCCACAAAATAGTAATCGGCATATGTTAGCGGCACGTCTATTTCACTTTTTTGCGGAAAATGCCCAACGCTGTGCATCAAAATAAAACCGCCATTGGCGCCCGGTACTGCCAGGTACTCGGGGGATGATAAGGTCCTTAAAATGGTTTGCGCAGCGTTAAAATAGCTTATGGCCTCTCTTTTATCAGTATAGCGACATAGCTCCAGTAAAGCGGACGCCATAATAGCACCGGCGGATGCGTCGCGCAAAGCATTGGGAATATTGGGTGCATTAAAATCCCAATATGGAATTTTATTGGGCGGCAGATTGGGGTTGTTTAAGATGAACCCCGCGATATGCTGTGCCTGCTGCAGGTACCTCTTATCTTTTGTTTCACGGTACATTACCGTGAAGCCATAAAGCCCCCAGGTTTGACCGCGCACCCATGCAGATTCATCGGCGTAGCCCTGCGCTGTTTTACGCTGCAACACTTCGCCGGTTTGCGCATTGTAGTTTACCACGTGATAAGAGCTGTAATCAGCCCGGTAATGGTTTTTCATGGTGGTATTGGCATGTGTTACCGCAATTTTATAAAAGGTGGAATCGCCGGTCTCCTTTGTTGCCCAAAAAAGCAGCTCAAGGTTCATCATGTTATCAATGATCACTAAAAAATCAGAAGGCTTTGAGTCCCATGACTTAATACAGCCGGTTTTAGGATTAAAGCGACTTGCCAATGATTTAGCACTATTAAGCAGGATCTGCCTGTAGCCGGGCTTGGGATCTAGTCTGTATGCATTACCAAAACTGCAATACATCATAAAGCCCAAATCGTGCGTATGTGTGTTGTATTGCTCTTTCGCCAAACTATCCATTGACCGGTTTGCTTCGGTTAGTAAAGCCGGATCATGCTCCTGCTCATACAGGTTTAATAAAGTTCCGGCATAAAACCCACTGCACCACCAGCCAGAATTGCTGGTAATTAATTTACCGGCCGCAGGATCATAGCTCCGCGGAAACTGACCTGGCTGAAAATTGGCCCCTATAGCTTTATATTGCCGGGCTGCATCTGCAAAATTTTTTTTTATGGTATTAAGCAGTTGCGGTTGTGGCTTTAAATACTGTACAGGCTGCGCAAAACAATATTGCACCAAACAGGAGCCAATAATTATAAACAAGCTCTTTACTTTCATAAGATGTATTCTTTCCGCTAATTTACAGTGATGCGCTTAAATACCGTCAATCAAAAAACTTGTTCTACTTAACTTCAAATGTAAAGTACTGACTTCCGGCATCGCCGTTAGCGGTAATTCCCTGCACAACACCGACATATTTACCGGCCTGGTCTGATGTGTAAAATGACAGCTTACCCCCATTGTTTACGGATGGTGCCCAAAACAAAAGGTTCCTGAAATCGGGGATCCTGCTGGCAGCCTGCGTTTCAGAATCATAAACCGGCGAATAAAATTGCCTGTGCAACTGCAGCCCTTCATAATCAATCACAACAGCTTTGGGGTCAAGTTCAACGCCGCCAAGGTCGCCTTTGTAAGTAGTAAAGCTAAAGATGCCCTCATGTGCTGATTGCCCATAGTAAAACCGGTCCCGGATAACTTCTAATTTTCTCACTTTTAAGGGATCAACAGTAAATATTTTATTGACGTCGAACACGGGAACCCCGTCAATCAGCACCAGCGGATCGCCATCTAAAAAGCCATGATCATTAAGCACTTTTATATGAAATTTACCTTTCGACCGTACGATATTATCTTCGGATACATATTCGCGCAGGTCTTCCTCCATGGTGGTAAAACGGGTAAAATCATCCAGTTTATAGGTCTTATACGGCTTGCCGTAAAATGCGCTGCTATCAACTACCGGCGTGAAAAAACGCTTTAGATTATTGGCTGAATAGATATTAAGCACCTGCACACCTACACTATGTGCCTGCAGTGCGCTTTGCGAACCGTTCAAAAATTCAAATTTCGGTAACGTTACTTTTGAATACTGCTCCGAAAACGGGCTCTGCACGTCTATCCGGTAAGTAGTATCCAACGTGGTATTGGTTTGCGCTACTATTTCGCCCGGGCCGTAAAAGTCCTTTGTACTATACAATAAATGGCCCAGCGAATCACTCTGGGACGCATATACCTGTACTCTTTTACCGGGTACACCAATATAGGTCATTATGCCCGCAGCCGGGGTATTGGTTAACGTATTGGTGATTTTTGCGGTAACAATATGTCCGTTATACTCGGGTAAATAATTAAACTCCAACGGTTTATTTTCAAGCACCCGGTTCCAATCAAACCTGCGCCAGCCCTGGGTGAGCATCAGGTTATCCAACGCTTCATCAGCTTCGGCGTTTGTGTTTTTCAAATAGTAATCTGCTGATTCTATGTTTCCCTTCAAATCAGACCCAAGCCATAAGTAGTCAAAAATATTACTGCGATCAATGTCCTGTAACGAATCAATACGGTAAACCGCCATTGACATATTCGCATAAACCGGCTTACCCGCCTGGTCTTTTGGCGAAACGTTTACGTTAACCTTTTTACGCAAAGCATATTGCTGCTGATCGGACCCGGCATCGATAAAAAGCTTTTGAGGCGGGCGCTTAAAATACAAACGTTCACAAACCGCTTGTTTGGCACTGTTAAATATGGTGATGCTTGAAATACCATCACCAAGCAAACTCTTATTCACCATAAAACGGGCCATGCCGTTATTAATGGTCATGCTTTCAGCGGCTTTCACTACCTGCCGCGTGTGGGCAAAAAGATAAACATTGCCATCGGCTCCCTTTACAGTTACTTCCAGTTGATCACCTTTGTCAGTAAGTTTCATTACATATCCCTGGCTGTTAACCTCAGGCAGGCTTTTTGTTGCTGAAGCCCCATTGAATTTTATAATGGCTTTGTAGGTATTGTTGGCGGCTGGAGTGAATGAAAAACTGCCCATCCCAA of Mucilaginibacter xinganensis contains these proteins:
- a CDS encoding DUF4350 domain-containing protein, encoding MKHWIVVVSFFSLLGLCGSANAQKVTLDYYFNHEVHKGASGNTERFHYLWDEKGNSGFSVFGDAFKKTRATLDTLGAPPTTANLKGTAIYIIVDPDTKKESPNPNYINRDDINEIAAWVKKGGVLLMMANDSANVELPHFNNLAGKFGMHFNDDLQNHVTDDNHFEEGAVVTAGNPMFKTASKIFMKDVCSISLTGPTGAALKNSGGAVIIATTKYGKGTVVAVGDPWLYNEYTNGRLPAGFENDKAANDIVAWLIKQVKK
- a CDS encoding glycoside hydrolase family protein, whose translation is MKVKSLFIIIGSCLVQYCFAQPVQYLKPQPQLLNTIKKNFADAARQYKAIGANFQPGQFPRSYDPAAGKLITSNSGWWCSGFYAGTLLNLYEQEHDPALLTEANRSMDSLAKEQYNTHTHDLGFMMYCSFGNAYRLDPKPGYRQILLNSAKSLASRFNPKTGCIKSWDSKPSDFLVIIDNMMNLELLFWATKETGDSTFYKIAVTHANTTMKNHYRADYSSYHVVNYNAQTGEVLQRKTAQGYADESAWVRGQTWGLYGFTVMYRETKDKRYLQQAQHIAGFILNNPNLPPNKIPYWDFNAPNIPNALRDASAGAIMASALLELCRYTDKREAISYFNAAQTILRTLSSPEYLAVPGANGGFILMHSVGHFPQKSEIDVPLTYADYYFVEAMKRYQQFSDK